Genomic segment of Saprospiraceae bacterium:
AAAATGAATTTATTAAATATTAAACTGGGTGTAAAATTCATACCGGTCGCAATCATGGTTTTGTATTCCCTTTCAGGGTTTAGCCAACATGCAGAGTTTGGATTAAGGTTTATGCCAAATTTTACATCGGTTAATTTAAGAAACTCAGGAGGAGGTACCGTTACAGGAGAAGTCACTTTAGGTTATGGTTTTGGTGCTTTACTGGGATTTAATTTTACAAATCATGTAGGAATCCAAGGTGAGTTAATATACAATTCATTGTCTCAGAAATATCGTGAAAATGAAGTTGAGCACAATATAAAACTTCGCTATGTAAATATTCCGTTGTTATTGTCATTGAATACAGGCAAACAAAGCCTTGTAAGTTTTAATGT
This window contains:
- a CDS encoding PorT family protein; the protein is MNLLNIKLGVKFIPVAIMVLYSLSGFSQHAEFGLRFMPNFTSVNLRNSGGGTVTGEVTLGYGFGALLGFNFTNHVGIQGELIYNSLSQKYRENEVEHNIKLRYVNIPLLLSLNTGKQSLVSFNVVAGPQIGISVGSRLTSTGGDGTSTGKAVLSVKKGDLGFAYGAGLDFGIAAAGMLRLGLGFRGVIGLIDISDNSGSVTTNSYYILDRTHIKSYSGYVGVSYLF